The Polynucleobacter sp. VK25 genome segment TTCATTAAATCAGTTAATTCAGTGAATTCAAAGTTCACACGTAAATCTGGCTTATCAGAGCCAAAACGTGCCATACCCTCGGAATAAGGCATGGTTGGGAATGGGTTAGGCAACTCTACATTCATGGTCTTCTTGAAAATATGACGAATCATGTTTTCAAACAAATCACGAATTTCTAACTCACTTAAGAAAGCAGTTTCACAGTCGATCTGAGTAAATTCAGGTTGACGATCGGCGCGCAAATCTTCGTCGCGGAAACATTTGGTAATTTGATAGTAACGATCAAAGCCAGCCACCATTAACAACTGTTTAAACAATTGTGGCGACTGCGGCAATGCAAAGAACTGACCATCATGTACACGGGATGGCACCAAATAATCACGTGCGCCTTCTGGAGTACTCTTTGTGAGCATCGGTGTTTCGATGTCAATAAAACCAGCATCATCCAAATAACGACGACACTCCATAGCCACGTTGTAACGCAAACGTAAATTCTTTTGCATTTGTGGACGACGTAAATCTAATACGCGATGAGTCAGGCGAGTAGTCTCAGACAAGTTCTCATCATCAATTTGAAATGGTGGAGTGACCGAAGCATTCAGAATCACCAAGCTATGGCAGAGAATCTCCACTTTTCCGCTAACCAAGTCGACGTTCTCAGTTCCAGCAGGACGCGCACGAACGAGACCTTTGATCTGGATGCAGAACTCGCTACGCACTTGCTCAGCAAGGGCAAACATCTCTGGACGATCAGGATCGCAAACAACCTGCACAAAACCTTCGCGGTCACGCAAGTCAATAAAGATAACGCCTCCGTGATCGCGGCGGCGATTAACCCATCCGGAGAGAGTGACCTCTTGACCAATCAGTGAATCGGTTACCTGGCCGCAGGTATGGCTTCGCATCGACATAACAATTTCCTATAAATCAAAAATGGTGTGGCAACTTAGATGCAGTTAGACCACTAGAACTATTGGGGGGAACAGAGCCCATTGAAACAATATGCTTCAAAGCCTCTTCCACACTCATCTCCAATTCAATCGTTTGTGCACGCGGCACAATCATGAAAAAACCAGAGGTTGGGTTTGGGGTTGTTGGCAAGAATACGTTGACGTAATCTTCACCTAATTTAGAAGTGACTTCTTTGGCAGGTGTGCCCGTTTGAAAAGCAATCACCCAAGAATCGGCATGGGGATAACGAATGAGTAAAGCTTTGCTGAAGGCTTGGCCGCTGCCAGAAAATAAAGTGGATGACACTTGCTGAACGCTAGAGTAAATGGAACGCACAACCGGGATACGATTGATTTGCTTATTCCACATCCGTACCCACCACTGGCCAGCAAAACTAATTGCTACTAAACCAGTCAGCATAATGACTGCAATCACAATCAGTATTCCA includes the following:
- the aspS gene encoding aspartate--tRNA ligase produces the protein MSMRSHTCGQVTDSLIGQEVTLSGWVNRRRDHGGVIFIDLRDREGFVQVVCDPDRPEMFALAEQVRSEFCIQIKGLVRARPAGTENVDLVSGKVEILCHSLVILNASVTPPFQIDDENLSETTRLTHRVLDLRRPQMQKNLRLRYNVAMECRRYLDDAGFIDIETPMLTKSTPEGARDYLVPSRVHDGQFFALPQSPQLFKQLLMVAGFDRYYQITKCFRDEDLRADRQPEFTQIDCETAFLSELEIRDLFENMIRHIFKKTMNVELPNPFPTMPYSEGMARFGSDKPDLRVNFEFTELTDLMKDVDFKVFSGAANQVGGRVVGLCVPGGAEISRSEIDDYTQFVSIYGAKGLAWIKVNSVAEGRNGLQSPIVKNLHDAAIEGILKRTGAKDGDIIFFGADKEKVVNDAIGNLRLRIGQSAWGKAHGLFTEGWKPLWVVDFPMFDYDEGEARWVACHHPFTSPKDEHMKYLETDPGKCLAKAYDMVLNGSEIGGGSVRIHQEAVQSQVFRALKIDAEEAQAKFGFLLDALQYGAPPHGGIAFGLDRIVTMMTGAESIRDVIAFPKTQRAQCLLTQAPSPVDERQLRELHIRLRQAAPAA
- a CDS encoding DUF502 domain-containing protein, with the protein product MKKYFIAGILVWAPLSITIWVIASGLGLLDGVFGSVMHAIIMVLPHDAAIDVQHFRDLPGVGILIVIAVIMLTGLVAISFAGQWWVRMWNKQINRIPVVRSIYSSVQQVSSTLFSGSGQAFSKALLIRYPHADSWVIAFQTGTPAKEVTSKLGEDYVNVFLPTTPNPTSGFFMIVPRAQTIELEMSVEEALKHIVSMGSVPPNSSSGLTASKLPHHF